One Tolypothrix bouteillei VB521301 DNA window includes the following coding sequences:
- a CDS encoding alpha/beta fold hydrolase, translating into MATIEILGVPHAYELTAPTSYPHTLVFIHGWLNSRGYWQPVISRLADTFQCLCYDLRGFGESQSKLKTNYSQDLAYLNLTSKSTGNIFNPFDSFYSPAAYAQDLVGLLQQLNISSAWLIGHSLGGTIALWTASEMPECVKGVICINSGGGIYLKEAFEQFRSAGQKFLQVRPRWLGQLPLIDLLFTRANVARPLDRYWARQRVIDFVAADPEAALGSLLDSTTEEEVNRLPQLVSQLNQPVYFLTGEEDKVMEPKYVRHLASFHQLFQYSGDNVIEIPHCGHLAMLEQPDAVATHIHSLIKTQTSTVSSEQSMVNG; encoded by the coding sequence ATGGCAACCATCGAAATCCTGGGCGTTCCACACGCATACGAGCTAACTGCTCCTACATCCTACCCTCACACTCTTGTTTTTATCCACGGATGGCTCAATAGCCGTGGGTACTGGCAACCTGTCATCTCTCGATTGGCAGATACTTTCCAATGCCTTTGTTACGATTTAAGGGGTTTTGGTGAATCCCAGTCTAAATTAAAGACTAATTATAGCCAGGACCTAGCTTATTTGAATCTGACCTCTAAATCTACGGGTAATATTTTTAATCCCTTCGATTCTTTTTACAGCCCTGCAGCGTATGCTCAAGATTTAGTCGGTCTTTTACAACAATTGAATATTTCTAGCGCTTGGCTCATTGGTCATTCTTTGGGAGGCACTATTGCCCTTTGGACGGCATCTGAAATGCCTGAGTGTGTTAAGGGAGTTATCTGTATTAATTCAGGTGGTGGTATTTATCTTAAAGAAGCTTTTGAACAGTTCCGCTCAGCAGGTCAAAAGTTTTTACAAGTCCGTCCTCGCTGGCTCGGTCAATTGCCTTTAATTGATTTGCTATTTACAAGGGCAAATGTAGCACGTCCTTTGGATCGGTATTGGGCACGCCAACGAGTCATTGATTTTGTTGCTGCAGATCCAGAAGCTGCTTTGGGATCGCTTCTAGATTCTACAACAGAAGAAGAGGTTAATCGCTTACCTCAACTGGTTTCCCAATTAAATCAACCGGTCTACTTTCTGACTGGGGAAGAAGACAAGGTGATGGAACCCAAATATGTCCGCCATCTAGCTAGTTTCCACCAGCTGTTTCAATATAGTGGAGACAACGTCATTGAAATTCCCCATTGCGGTCATCTCGCTATGTTGGAACAGCCGGATGCTGTTGCTACTCACATTCACTCTTTAATCAAAACTCAAACTTCAACAGTCAGTAGCGAGCAGTCAATGGTTAATGGCTAA
- the prmC gene encoding peptide chain release factor N(5)-glutamine methyltransferase: MADKQSVVTGLQLWQWRNTALKMAAASGVPSAEVDWLLQEIAGLDRLALLLESFKDKPQIPLKLSLEDLDNLWQKRLEDRLPVQYIAGVTPWRKFKIAVSNSVLIPRPETECLIDLAITATANLPHLQRGHWADLGTGSGAIAIGLADTFKNATIHAVDFSPEALEVAIANARSLGFEECIRFYQGSWWNPLESLRGQFSGMVSNPPYIPTSTIPTLQPEVTDHEPHLALDGGLDGLDSIRHLVEVSPTYLQSGGIWLIEMMAGQADAVREMLQNCGKYRNIEIYKDLAGIQRFALAFKNYEL, encoded by the coding sequence ATGGCGGATAAACAGTCAGTCGTTACTGGGTTACAGCTTTGGCAGTGGCGTAACACGGCACTAAAAATGGCCGCTGCCTCTGGTGTCCCTAGTGCTGAAGTCGATTGGTTGCTTCAAGAGATCGCTGGGTTAGATCGTTTGGCACTGCTTTTGGAATCCTTCAAAGACAAACCGCAAATTCCCCTAAAGTTATCACTGGAAGATTTAGACAACCTGTGGCAAAAGCGATTAGAGGATCGTCTTCCAGTGCAGTATATTGCTGGAGTAACTCCTTGGCGAAAGTTTAAAATTGCAGTGTCAAATTCGGTTTTGATTCCCAGACCAGAAACAGAATGCTTGATAGATTTGGCGATAACAGCTACAGCCAATCTGCCTCACCTTCAACGAGGGCATTGGGCTGATTTAGGAACCGGTAGTGGAGCGATTGCCATAGGGCTGGCAGATACGTTTAAGAACGCAACAATTCATGCTGTTGATTTCAGCCCTGAAGCATTAGAAGTCGCAATAGCAAATGCTCGAAGCTTGGGTTTTGAGGAATGCATTCGATTTTATCAAGGTTCTTGGTGGAATCCCTTGGAATCTCTTAGAGGTCAGTTTAGTGGAATGGTATCGAACCCACCATACATACCCACTAGTACCATCCCTACTCTGCAACCCGAAGTGACCGACCACGAACCACATCTGGCTTTAGACGGTGGTCTTGACGGCTTAGACAGTATCCGCCATTTAGTAGAAGTTTCGCCCACCTATTTGCAATCTGGTGGAATCTGGCTGATTGAGATGATGGCAGGACAAGCCGATGCTGTCCGAGAAATGTTGCAAAACTGTGGTAAGTATCGCAACATTGAAATTTATAAGGATTTGGCTGGTATCCAAAGATTCGCTCTTGCCTTTAAAAATTATGAATTATGA
- a CDS encoding L-threonylcarbamoyladenylate synthase has product MTIVSLDALISGARAGKLVSFPTDTVPALACLPEKSSLIYAAKQRSREKPLILMAARTEDIWAFTQGRDEEYQVWHEVAKKYWPGALTLVLPASERVPKVTISSSNENFSQYTNQLSNSVTVGVRVPDSAIARKILAQTGPLATTSINLSGQPPLLTVSEIEAQFPELLCLAATEYDTEVKGTGLPSTVVKWTGENWQVLRQGAIKIEF; this is encoded by the coding sequence ATGACAATTGTTTCCCTAGATGCTCTCATATCTGGCGCACGTGCCGGAAAACTTGTAAGCTTTCCAACAGATACAGTTCCTGCTTTGGCATGCCTCCCTGAAAAAAGCTCGTTAATTTACGCGGCAAAGCAACGCAGTCGAGAGAAACCTTTAATATTAATGGCTGCTCGCACGGAGGACATTTGGGCATTTACTCAGGGTAGGGATGAAGAGTATCAAGTTTGGCACGAAGTGGCAAAGAAGTATTGGCCTGGGGCACTTACTTTGGTACTGCCAGCTTCAGAACGCGTACCAAAAGTCACGATCTCCAGCAGCAATGAAAATTTTAGTCAGTACACGAATCAATTAAGTAATTCTGTTACAGTAGGAGTGCGGGTTCCAGATAGTGCGATCGCCCGTAAAATTTTGGCGCAAACAGGTCCGCTTGCCACGACGAGTATCAATTTATCAGGTCAGCCTCCTTTACTTACGGTCAGCGAAATAGAAGCTCAGTTTCCCGAGCTTCTATGTCTGGCAGCAACAGAATACGATACGGAAGTAAAAGGAACGGGTCTACCTTCTACTGTCGTTAAATGGACTGGAGAAAATTGGCAGGTCTTACGGCAAGGTGCTATAAAGATAGAATTTTAA
- the tsaD gene encoding tRNA (adenosine(37)-N6)-threonylcarbamoyltransferase complex transferase subunit TsaD, which translates to MATVLAIETSCDETAVAIVKNRQVCSSIIASQIPVHQQYGGVVPEVASRQHLDTINDAIAQALEQAQLDWDKIDGIAATCAPGLVGALLVGLTAAKTLAMVHNKPFLGVHHLEGHIYATYLSEPTLEPPFLSLLVSGGHTSLIYVRDCGKYETLGETRDDAAGEAFDKVARLMHLGYPGGPVIDKLAKEGNPKAFTLPEGKVSLPSGGYHPYDASFSGLKTAVLRLVQQFEKDSQPIPAADVAASFQETVARSLTKRTIACALDYDLSTIAIGGGVAANSGLRKHLQQAAETHQLRVLFPPLKFCTDNAAMIGCAAADHLNRGHTSALTLNVQSRLALTQVMDLYQ; encoded by the coding sequence ATGGCAACTGTTTTAGCAATCGAAACCAGCTGTGATGAAACTGCAGTAGCAATTGTTAAAAATCGTCAAGTTTGTAGTAGTATTATTGCTTCTCAAATCCCAGTGCATCAGCAGTATGGTGGGGTCGTGCCAGAAGTCGCATCCCGCCAACATTTGGATACAATCAATGACGCAATCGCCCAAGCTTTGGAACAAGCGCAACTTGATTGGGATAAAATCGATGGGATCGCCGCTACCTGCGCCCCAGGACTCGTAGGCGCACTATTAGTTGGGTTAACTGCTGCCAAAACCCTAGCAATGGTACATAATAAACCATTTTTAGGAGTCCATCACCTTGAAGGTCACATTTATGCTACTTACTTAAGTGAACCCACATTAGAGCCACCCTTTTTAAGTTTGTTGGTTTCTGGCGGACACACAAGCTTGATTTATGTTCGCGATTGTGGTAAGTATGAAACCTTAGGCGAAACACGCGATGATGCAGCAGGTGAAGCCTTCGATAAAGTTGCACGTTTAATGCACTTGGGGTATCCGGGAGGTCCCGTTATCGATAAATTGGCGAAAGAAGGAAATCCAAAGGCATTTACACTTCCCGAAGGGAAAGTGTCCCTCCCAAGCGGCGGATATCACCCTTATGATGCCAGTTTTAGTGGTTTAAAGACCGCAGTGTTGAGACTCGTACAGCAGTTTGAGAAAGACTCGCAGCCAATACCCGCAGCAGATGTAGCCGCTAGCTTTCAGGAAACAGTAGCGCGATCGCTAACCAAGAGAACTATTGCTTGTGCGTTAGACTACGATCTATCCACGATAGCCATTGGAGGAGGCGTAGCGGCTAACAGTGGTTTGAGAAAGCATTTACAACAAGCCGCAGAAACTCATCAACTGCGCGTGCTATTTCCCCCTCTCAAATTTTGTACAGACAACGCCGCAATGATTGGGTGTGCGGCGGCTGACCATCTCAACAGGGGTCATACCTCAGCCCTAACATTAAACGTCCAGTCCCGACTAGCACTCACGCAAGTTATGGATCTGTATCAATGA
- a CDS encoding Tic22 family protein, protein MKSLVRWSTTVTLVGSTLLATILSGAVPVLALTEQQIKEKLDPVPVFLITNNKGVPLTRTVPANAQNGQNAPKKDVAVTDVFMNGQEAQAFVNQLRNAKGSDPKMAEIVKSLQVTPVPLGLIYQRLRDGANKPDRPVFAFQPGKQDLEGAMTLLRQSGKNVQQFPSVPVFIVRSPEKGYVSVKRKADNKEMIPLFLSKKDAQGLLEQVKAQVPKADIQVVDIDNVIKTLREKNDAWLSQVAIVPSSDSMQYVVTKQGTTKPAAAPAPKK, encoded by the coding sequence ATGAAATCACTTGTTCGTTGGAGCACAACAGTAACATTAGTAGGGAGTACTCTACTGGCAACAATTTTGAGTGGAGCTGTTCCAGTGCTTGCATTAACAGAACAGCAAATCAAAGAAAAATTAGATCCAGTTCCCGTATTTTTGATTACTAACAACAAAGGCGTACCATTAACTCGCACAGTTCCAGCTAACGCTCAAAACGGACAAAATGCACCGAAAAAAGACGTTGCTGTGACAGACGTTTTTATGAACGGTCAAGAAGCACAAGCTTTTGTCAACCAGCTGCGAAATGCAAAAGGCTCCGATCCGAAAATGGCAGAAATAGTCAAAAGCTTGCAAGTGACACCAGTACCGCTTGGATTAATTTATCAAAGACTGCGCGATGGTGCTAACAAACCAGACCGCCCTGTATTTGCTTTTCAACCAGGAAAACAAGACTTGGAAGGTGCAATGACATTATTGCGTCAAAGCGGTAAAAACGTTCAGCAGTTCCCCAGTGTACCTGTTTTTATTGTGAGATCTCCAGAGAAAGGATACGTATCCGTCAAACGGAAAGCTGACAATAAGGAAATGATTCCTTTGTTTTTAAGTAAGAAAGACGCACAGGGTTTATTGGAACAAGTAAAAGCACAAGTTCCCAAAGCTGATATTCAGGTTGTGGATATAGACAACGTAATTAAAACTTTACGGGAGAAAAATGATGCATGGCTCAGCCAAGTTGCTATAGTTCCCTCTTCTGATAGTATGCAATACGTAGTCACCAAGCAAGGAACAACTAAACCAGCAGCAGCACCGGCACCTAAAAAATAA
- a CDS encoding GNAT family N-acetyltransferase, producing the protein MGFWKTWFSTSDTAATSKTNPFEEMSTDATGNSSPGGKSETSSQEARIVFSTERDIDLYELEELCDSVGWSRRPLRKVKKAIEHSFLVATMWQVRGNKRRLIGFARATSDHAFNATIWDVVVHPEFQGKGCGKALMKYVLKKLRSEEISNVTLFADPHVVDFYRTLGFMPDPEGIKGMFWYPH; encoded by the coding sequence ATGGGTTTTTGGAAAACTTGGTTTAGTACATCAGATACAGCCGCAACATCTAAAACAAACCCCTTTGAGGAGATGAGCACAGACGCTACGGGTAATTCTAGTCCCGGTGGCAAGAGTGAAACTTCTTCGCAAGAGGCTCGCATCGTGTTCAGCACTGAACGAGACATCGACCTGTATGAACTAGAAGAACTCTGTGATTCTGTCGGTTGGTCGCGACGTCCCCTGAGAAAAGTGAAAAAAGCGATTGAGCACAGTTTTCTGGTGGCCACCATGTGGCAGGTGCGAGGAAACAAAAGACGACTTATAGGTTTTGCCCGTGCTACTTCAGACCACGCGTTTAACGCCACGATTTGGGATGTCGTAGTTCATCCGGAGTTTCAAGGCAAAGGATGTGGCAAAGCTCTGATGAAATACGTACTGAAAAAATTAAGGAGTGAAGAAATTAGTAATGTGACTCTTTTTGCCGATCCTCACGTTGTTGATTTTTATCGGACTTTAGGTTTTATGCCCGATCCGGAAGGCATCAAAGGTATGTTTTGGTATCCTCACTAA